One part of the Rutidosis leptorrhynchoides isolate AG116_Rl617_1_P2 chromosome 1, CSIRO_AGI_Rlap_v1, whole genome shotgun sequence genome encodes these proteins:
- the LOC139864559 gene encoding nuclear pore complex protein NUP85, with amino-acid sequence MPGLLAVSGESSDAVVPHTQELTTSTLYTLHHGLNPPITPRISFSWSRGNSLRVSVFRSPETITDTSEPAIGGKVIEVKVSSEDVDSENNDDVRWRRIVYGSVAPFAHLQNKKNAIAALSELRHLDPYDGEWSKYVLEYSKEIKSLLGNKESKPTSLIEDPKTFLQTREEPSSLKAAWELLEIFYADKQSEPWIPEKLVDWLSDNDSLFSGQVPSVHLKLAEFQAELVNIQAVENEPAYWQAISSALAVGWLDVVVKLLRLHGSYQLNQLGTRETENGLVEAVAVLVSKMPRLREDLPNGRLGECYYNKSDFMRAWEKWRSQITKLDCSAFWLQCGHHHTKENLKSLLQILLGTTSSLSSATCHWVELYIAHILYIRPFISGLESMHVLAQKCIQLKPTSSSHKLMRLLIGILGENTEVVLAECSRSFGPWMIAHATELLMAGSIEADILLKEERDNLGGINIEESHRLVYAQVLSSHALTWQIAPIYLISCGKHGVGLLEILLYKQPVYHSQVLLKNIEICRMYDLDSVSSNAMKIAGVHHWKHGRKGAGVFWLQQARDEVRLNRIAQQLFDFVGKSISDESFEQWEGLIELLGSESRIAGGLEFLHKYRDFKRSLQQVQDGVLTDATRKAGEALILLMKNPSTPQRFWLPLLYDSLKLLNWQERPLLTVSQTNLLLNKLQELSVAKLRPDFVEVGLPPQALSSVRLALATNLGRAILEE; translated from the exons ATGCCCGGCCTTCTTGCAGTTTCCGGCGAATCTTCCGATGCCGTTGTTCCACACACACAGGAACTCACCACATCAACACTCTACACTCTCCATCACGGTCTTAATCCTCCAATAACTCCTCGCATCTCCTTCTCATGGTCTCGCGGTAACTCCTTACGTGTTTCCGTTTTCCGGTCACCTGAAACAATCACTGATACCAGTGAACCTGCAATTGGCGGTAAAGTGATTGAGGTGAAAGTAAGCAGTGAAGATGTTGATAGTGAAAATAATGACGATGTACGTTGGCGGAGGATAGTGTATGGATCGGTGGCGCCGTTTGCGCATTTGCAGAATAAGAAGAATGCAATTGCTGCGTTGTCGGAGTTACGGCATTTGGATCCGTATGACGGCGAGTG GTCAAAGTATGTTCTAGAGTATAGCAAGGAAATAAAGTCTCTCCTAGGAAACAAGGAATCGAAACCTACCTCGTTAATTGAAGATCCAAAGACTTTTTTGCAG ACTAGAGAGGAACCAAGCTCTTTGAAAGCTGCATGGGAGCTGCTGGAAATATTTTATGCAGACAAGCAATCTGAGCCTTGGATTCCTGAAAAACTTGTCGATTGGTTATCT GATAATGATAGTCTTTTCTCTGGACAAGTCCCAAGTGTCCATTTAAAGCTGGCGGAGTTTCAAGCCGAGCTTGTTAATATACAG GCAGTTGAAAATGAGCCTGCATATTGGCAAGCAATTTCCTCTGCACTAGCTGTTGGTTGGCTAGATGTTGTG GTAAAACTATTGCGTTTACATGGATCTTATCAGCTTAATCAGCTAGGGACTCGTGAG ACTGAAAACGGACTTGTAGAAGCAGTTGCAGTTTTAGTATCTAAAATGCCACGTTTGCGTGAGGATCTACCAAATGGAAGGTTAGGTGAATGCTATTACAACAAGTCTGATTTTATGAGG GCATGGGAGAAGTGGCGATCACAAATCACCAAATTGGACTGCAGTGCATTCTGGCTTCAATGTGGTCATCATCATACTAAAGAAAACCTAAAGAGTTTGCTTCAAATATTGCTGGGAACGACCAGTAGTCTGTCTAGTGCCACTTGTCATTGGGTAGAGCTATATATTGCTCACATCCTATATATCAGACCCTTTATTTCG GGTTTAGAAAGCATGCATGTCCTAGCTCAAAAATGCATCCAATTAAAACCTACGTCTAGTTCTCATAAGCTGATGAGACTTTTAATCGGGATTCTTGGAGAAAATACAGAG GTTGTATTGGCTGAATGCTCAAGATCATTTGGTCCTTG GATGATTGCGCATGCTACAGAGTTGTTAATGGCAGGAAGTATTGAAGCAGACATACTTTTAAAAGAAGAGCGTGATAATTTAGGGGGAATCAACATAGAGGAATCACATCGACTGGTTTATGCTCAAGTTTTGTCTTCTCATGCCTTAACTTGGCAG ATCGCTCCGATATATTTAATATCTTGTGGAAAACATGGAGTTGGGTTGTTGGAAATCTTGTTGTACAAGCAACCTGTATATCATAGTCAAGTTCTCCTTAAAAACATTGAGATTTGTCGTATGTATGATCTTGATAGCGTGAGCTCAAATGCTATGAAG ATTGCGGGAGTGCATCACTGGAAACATGGTAGGAAAGGTGCAGGAGTCTTTTGGCTACAACAAGCTCGGGATGAGGTTCGCCTCAATCGAATAGCCCAACAGTTGTTTGACTTTGTCGGAAAGTCAATCTCTGATGAGAGTTTTGAG CAATGGGAAGGCTTAATAGAATTATTGGGCTCTGAATCTAGAATTGCAGGGGGTCTTGAGTTCCTTCACAA ATATCGGGACTTCAAGAGATCTCTGCAGCAGGTCCAAGATGGCGTTTTGACCGATGCTACTCGAAAAGCTGGTGAAGCTCTTATTTTG CTTATGAAAAATCCTTCTACACCTCAACGGTTTTGGCTGCCTCTTCTGTATGATTCG TTGAAGTTGCTCAACTGGCAGGAGCGTCCACTGCTGACTGTATCTCAGACTAACTTGCTATTGAATAAATTGCAAGAGTTGTCGGTGGCAAAATTACGCCCTGATTTTGTTGAGGTGGGCCTACCACCACAGGCCTTAAGTTCAGTTAGGTTGGCTCTTGCGACTAACTTAGGGCGTGCTATCCTTGAGGAATGA